GAAGaccagaacagaacagaacacaaGACAATGCGATCATTTGCAAGAATGCATTGGCATCCACCAGGTCTCCTGCTGCCCTGTGTCTGGTGCAGAGCTTTGTCACCACCAagtgaggctgcaggagaactaCTCCAAAAACATTTGTGTCAAAATGGAAACCAATAGTGAAAATACTACAACCACACAACTGGCATCTTTGATAAGTCGATCGCTTTTCTATTGCCCCCAAACATGTACATGAGTGAAATCACTGGCTAATAGAACACAACTCTAATCTGTCCCCAGATGTTTGCATTTGCATTTATCTAACTGATATGTTAGTATAAATGTATACATGAATTATGAAGCCACACTGCAAATAGTATAGCACCAATGagtattataataaaatgtgatattaCATAGTATAATGATGATAACAAACTCATAATGTGACATTCAATTTTCCCTTAATTCCTTTTTAATATAAACTTGTTTGTCTTTAATCTTTGATGTTTATAATTAACGTATAGTCTGAGGTCGCAGGGTCAATATAATGGCCTGAAACGTTTCAATATAACGAATTTAATGcggtataaatatataataataataatgaaacgCAGACAGTGAGAGATGACTCTCACTAGATTGTTAGAAAGTAATTGACAGCGAATTTAAGTACGtttaaaaacaaaggaaacgCACACcacgcacacagtcacactaCTGTCGCTGACACATTGTTTACGTGAACAGTGTTTGTTTAACCAAGGCTCAACTTCCACTGATACTTCCTGGAGGATACTGGGAGCTGTGCAGCTAGCTGTGAGCTAACCTACCTCTCTCAGGGACAGGTGGGATATCAGCCTCGCTGGGAGGTGAAGGAAGCAGTTCTTTGTGTTGTTAAAGACCACAGTCACCGGTTGAATGCCCTGGTTACTGAACATGATGTCTGCAGCGCCTGAGCAGCTGTCGGACAGCAGGACAGGTTCCACTGCTAACGTCACAAGTGCAACAAGTTCATGCTTGATCGATGTCTCTGACTCTGCCAGTCTGCCCTGTCAGACTAAAGGAGAAGATACTGAGCTAgatccttttcaaaataagacatttcACGCCGGTACGCATCAAAGGCAAGGGGTTGGTGATCGAGAAGGCgctcttattttgaagtgtGCCGAACGGAATTGTGTTTCTTAGAAACATGGCGGCATCATCAGGAAGCAGCTCGACCTGTTGGGATACTCCGGCGGTTTATAAACATCACGAACAGAGAAAAGTTTGTATTTCTAGACCAAAGTACCGAGAGGGAAGAAACGACAAAGCGGTGAAGGTGAGACAACGTCAGCAAGGAAAACACTGGGTGTGAAGATCAGAGACCCCCGAGCTACACGCTGGTTATGTGCTCTGTCGTTTTGATAAAACCAAGATTAAATTTAAAGATCAGATTTAATATATCTATTTGTTTAAATACTTGAGATGTGACACAGATATTTAACCTCACTATCGTTCATGGTGACCACCCCCCCACTGTCTGCAGGTCAGCATGAAGAAGAGTGAGGGGAAATATCTGCTCATCACCTCTCGAGgatcgtttttttttaataatatcaaaTCTGCATGATTTGAGTGCCATAGTGATAAAGCaccctttaattttctcaaaaaTTCTACAGTAAAATCTTCTCAAACTTGACTTACATTTCCAAACGTTGAATTGAAATCAGAAAGAGAATGAGAAAGGAActaaaaaaataagtaaattaaaattaagaaagtggattaaaatgtcaaacttccTGAATCATTTAGCATCAGCTCATAAGTCTTTTCCAAACAACCTCATTTTTAATtgccttctttttttccccttggtGCCATATTGATGCAGCCCTTGATTGTTGAACGTCTGTCCATCTCTTGTTGTGGATGTGAAATTTCCCAAATTATAAAAGCAGTTGCTCAAAGAATAAAACGTCTTTATCCCCCCGCATTACTGGGCAAACAGAGAGACCTCAGCCAAGGGGTGTTTTGATGACCTGGCATCCTTTGATAACTTGTCTTGTGTATCATCATCAGGTGTACACCATCAATTTAGAGTCCCGATACCTGATGGTCCAAGGAGTCCCCGCCATCGGAGTGATGCCGGAGCTGATCCAGCGATGTGCCCTGTACGGAGCTGTGGAGGAGTACAGGCCCCTGGACGAGTACCCTGCTGAGGAGTTCACCGAGGTCTACCTGGTCAAGTTCCAGAAACTCACCAGTGCCAGGTTCACGATCCGACTCAACCCTGTTATCATTATACTGTACTGGCTAAGTGGAATAGAACTGCAATTTCTTTTTGTTCCaataacctttttttatttttcagagcaGCCAAACGACACATGGATGAGAAGAGTTTCTATGGTGGTTTGCTCCATGTTTGCTACGTCCCAGAATATGAGAGTGTAGAGGACACCAGGTTTAAACTGCAGGACCGAAAGAGATATATAACAAGGGCTGTTCAGAATATAGGTAAAGTTCAAAATCAATTATGGACttactaaataataataaaaaaaattaatacaagatgttttagaaaaataaatacagaagtaTGTAGATCTCATCTATGTGCTTATCTGCTTTTTTAGAATTTAAACTTATCTTTCAATACACTGGTGCATTTCAAATGTTATTACCAGTTTTAATTGAAACCTCAATATTATCattgtcttttttcccctctcatttaaagtgagagaaaaggaacagaaggaGGCAGAAAAGGAGGAGCCCACAACATCCACCACATCAGAGAAGATCATCCCCAGACCCGATCGAAGGCCCAAAAATGATAATACAGGAGAGAATATAAAGTTCAGCCATCATTCAGGCTTTCACTTACTGCCATTACCTCCTCAGGAAAGTCATTATTATGGacataaaaatctaaattgGAAAGGACAAACAGAAGATAAAATGGGGACATTACATAATGCCATAATCGACACAAGACAGCAGCCGGCGCAGGCTTTAAGTTTCAGTCAAACCTcttcagacagagaaagagacacagaaCACAGACTGACTCCAAAACCGGCTCCTGCAGCCAGATTTGTCCCGAGGACCACACACCTGGAGGACAGGAAACGCAAAATACAAGAGGCTCCAAGCCAAACACAGACTGATGTTTCTGGGGAAAATGAGCCTTTGATTGGGCCAAAGCTTCCTGAACCACCTAAACTGGACATGGAGGACGAATCGTTGAACACAACAGTCAGCCTCATCAGAACCACAATGAAACAGGTAACCTATAATCTGAACTGATCCAAACGACATTATTTCTTCAACATAGTCTAGATTTCCTAATTCAGATCAGTTAAAATCCCTTTCATCTTTCTCAGGTGGAATCAGTTCCTGACGTCAAACCAgtgaagaaaaagatgaaaccaCGTCGTCGGATTTGATTGCACCAGCTCGGTTCCTTGTGgcaactgttttttatttaaacaaatttcaTGTCAATACAAACAGCGatatagttttttattaaaaaatgtacatcTGAAAATCCAACATTGTATGATTTCTTCATGGTTTCACTTGTTTCTGAAATACTTGCTGCTCAAATTTCTCGATATTCTggaaaggaagagaaacagaTTATAATATTAAGAACTTCTCACTTAAAAAATGTACGTAAATATATTTCTCATCATCCTTTTATTCCTTCTTACTGTGGCGTCAGGGAGGCAGGTTCCAAAAGCTTCAAGTAGCAGGTTTTCTTCCTTCACTGCCTTCTTAAAGTCGTCAAATGACAACCGCCCATCGTGGTCATAGTCCTGCCAataggaaaaaataaatc
This is a stretch of genomic DNA from Limanda limanda chromosome 19, fLimLim1.1, whole genome shotgun sequence. It encodes these proteins:
- the rbm48 gene encoding RNA-binding protein 48 is translated as MAASSGSSSTCWDTPAVYKHHEQRKVCISRPKYREGRNDKAVKVYTINLESRYLMVQGVPAIGVMPELIQRCALYGAVEEYRPLDEYPAEEFTEVYLVKFQKLTSARAAKRHMDEKSFYGGLLHVCYVPEYESVEDTRFKLQDRKRYITRAVQNIVREKEQKEAEKEEPTTSTTSEKIIPRPDRRPKNDNTGENIKFSHHSGFHLLPLPPQESHYYGHKNLNWKGQTEDKMGTLHNAIIDTRQQPAQALSFSQTSSDRERDTEHRLTPKPAPAARFVPRTTHLEDRKRKIQEAPSQTQTDVSGENEPLIGPKLPEPPKLDMEDESLNTTVSLIRTTMKQVESVPDVKPVKKKMKPRRRI